The Xylanivirga thermophila genome contains the following window.
AGACAGCATGGATTGCCGGAATTTAGGATAGCTAATTTATTTACCGATATGGAAATTTTAAAAAGAGCCCAACAAGCGGTAGATGAGATATTAAACACCAACTATGACATAACATACAAAAATCTCATTGATTATGTGATGCATGAATTTGATCAAAAGACAAAGAAGATTGCTATGAATTAGTTAATATATTGTCTAGTAAATATTACTAGCGTAATTTTTTTATAATTGGTTACATTAATAATGCATCACTAATACAGGAGGTGATAATCCATGCCAAGTAATAATCGTAAACTTGTTCCTGAAGCAAGACAGGCTCTTGATAACATGAAATATGAGGTTGCTAATCAAGTAGGGGTTAATCTAAAACAGGGTTATAATGGTGACTTAACTGCTAAGGAAGCCGGATATATCGGTGGTTATATGGTTAAGAAGATGATTGAGCAGGCCCAGAGACAAATGGCTGGTAAGTAATAATTATATAAAATCAAAAGGAACAGATCATGTGATCTGTTCCTTTTGATTTTATATAAAAAAATGCTGATGACTTTATGTCATC
Protein-coding sequences here:
- a CDS encoding alpha/beta-type small acid-soluble spore protein, whose translation is MPSNNRKLVPEARQALDNMKYEVANQVGVNLKQGYNGDLTAKEAGYIGGYMVKKMIEQAQRQMAGK